The Chloroflexota bacterium nucleotide sequence GCCGGTCGATTCGTATCCCAATAGCGCTACGGAGGAGACGTTGGACGAGGCCGCGAAAAAACAAGCGCTCCGAATGATCCCCTACGGGCTGTTCGTTCTGACGGCAAAGAACGGCGACGATGTCGCGTCGGCTACGGTCAACTGGGTCACCCAGACGTCGTTCAAGCCGCCCCTGGTGGCCGTGGGGATCAAGCTCGACACGCATCCGTACGCAACGGTTCGGGCCGCCGGCCACTTCGCCATCAACGTGCTCAGCGCAAGCCAGAAGGATGTGGCCCAGGAATTCTTCATGACCGTCCACCCGGAGGGAAACCGGCTCGGGTCCGTCACGATCCGGCCGGGAGCGACAGGCGCGCCGATCATCAACGAGGTGCCCGCTTACTGGGAATGCCGGCTCGTGGACGTCGTGGAGCAGGGCGATCACCACCTTTTCATCGGAGAGGTCGTGGAGGCCGGAGTCCACGAGAACCCCGCTCCACCTCTCTTGATGCGCGATACTGGGTGGAACTACGGCGGCTAAGGGCGTACGGGGCCTGATGTTCCACGTGGAGGTGGGCGATGAACGTCAGAACTTCGGCGTTTGGCCTGGCGCTCCTCCTCTTGGCCGGGGCGTGCGCAGCGGCTCCGACAAGCGGACCGGTACCCGGTGCAAATCAGGCGCCCAAGCCCGCCCCGACGAAGACTCTGGTGGTGGTGGACCGGCACGAGCCGATCGACCTTGCGCCGAAGATCCTCGCCCAGGGCGGGTCTTGGCGGACCAAGCGCCTCTTCAACGCGGACCTCGCCCTGGTGGATGCCTCCGGCACCACGCAGCCCTACCTCGCGGAAGCGCTCCCGCAGCTCAATACCGATAGCTGGCGCGTTTTTCCCGACGGACGCATGGAGACAACCTACCGATTGCGTCCCAATCTCACCTGGCAGGACGGCGAGCCCCTCACCGCCGCCGACTTCGTGTTCGCCTGGCGGGTCTATACCACGGTTGAAGGGCCATTCTCCTCCACCCCGCAGGACAAGATGGACTCGGTTGAAGCCATGGACCCCCGCACGCTCCTGATCCGCTGGAGCGCGCCGTATCCTGACGCGGCGACGATGACCGATCGCACCCTCGACCCGCTTCCGCAGCACATCCTTGCGGGCCCATACGCCACGTTTCAGCAGGACGCGTCCACGCGGGACGCCTTTCTCAACAACTCGTTCTGGACAAACGACTACATCGGGGCCGGACCTTTCAAGCTCACGGCCTGGCAGCACGGCATCGAGCTGGATGGCGCCGCTTTTGACGGCCACGCACTCGGGCGCCCGAAGATCGATCGGATCATCGAACGCATCATGGATGACGAAAACGCCATCATGGCCAACGTACTGACGGGCGATATCCAGTACGCGGCGCGGACGACGTTGCGATTCAACCACGGGCAGACCCTCAGGACGCAGTGGGAGAGCGCCGGCAAGGGCAAGGTCTTTCTGGACCCAACGGCCCCCCTGTTCAACCAGGTGCAGTTTCGACCGGAGTACCTCAAGATGCCCGCGCTCGCGGATGTACGGGTGCGAAGGGCGCTGATGTACGGCATCGACAAGCCTGCCATCATCGAGGCGCTCTACGACGGCGCAAGCTCCGTCGCCGACACGTTCGTGTCGCGGCAGATTTCTTACTACGGCGACGTCGAGGCCGCGATCACGAAATACCCCTATGACCCGCGGCGCGTCGAGCAGGGCATGAACGAGGCCGGATTCA carries:
- a CDS encoding ABC transporter substrate-binding protein; amino-acid sequence: MNVRTSAFGLALLLLAGACAAAPTSGPVPGANQAPKPAPTKTLVVVDRHEPIDLAPKILAQGGSWRTKRLFNADLALVDASGTTQPYLAEALPQLNTDSWRVFPDGRMETTYRLRPNLTWQDGEPLTAADFVFAWRVYTTVEGPFSSTPQDKMDSVEAMDPRTLLIRWSAPYPDAATMTDRTLDPLPQHILAGPYATFQQDASTRDAFLNNSFWTNDYIGAGPFKLTAWQHGIELDGAAFDGHALGRPKIDRIIERIMDDENAIMANVLTGDIQYAARTTLRFNHGQTLRTQWESAGKGKVFLDPTAPLFNQVQFRPEYLKMPALADVRVRRALMYGIDKPAIIEALYDGASSVADTFVSRQISYYGDVEAAITKYPYDPRRVEQGMNEAGFTKDRDGYFADASGQRFRLDFQVLNSVDYERVGQVMTDSWNRAGIDVQLTVLPNEQVRVNEVRNTFPGINMPGSGDSTERAMMENFISSQIGTPANRWSGSNRGGWSNAAYNADYDAYNSTLDPADRRRAVADAMRILSEEAPAFPLYYNIYVLAAEADLKGPEQTGAPATTDYWNVHEWHWVES
- a CDS encoding flavin reductase family protein, translated to MDEAAKKQALRMIPYGLFVLTAKNGDDVASATVNWVTQTSFKPPLVAVGIKLDTHPYATVRAAGHFAINVLSASQKDVAQEFFMTVHPEGNRLGSVTIRPGATGAPIINEVPAYWECRLVDVVEQGDHHLFIGEVVEAGVHENPAPPLLMRDTGWNYGG